In Carassius carassius chromosome 14, fCarCar2.1, whole genome shotgun sequence, the genomic stretch CTCAAGGtcaaaaaaagaagagaagaatAAGCCTGAAAGTCTCAGTCCAGCAAGTTTCCATGCTCTTGAGCTCGTGTAAGGCTGTCTTTGCGGTGCAAGTGATGAACCCCCATTCTCTTGGGGCTCTTCAGAGGTCGTGAGGAGCCAGTCTGAGGGGGCTTGTCTGCATAATCCTCAAGGGCAGCTAGGGCTCTTGAGCCGATGACAGGAAAGTCCTGGGGCAGGATATCTCGCTCCTCAGATGAACTTCCTGCAGAGCCATCATCTTCAGCAAACTCTTGACACTTAGCAGAGGCTGGACTGCTCTCAATTGTGACCATGGTGTCACCACTAGCACCATCATTCTCAAGTGGATCAAGGGCCATCAGTAGGTGTTCACCCTCTTCCTGGGAAAAGTCACCACCGTATTGAGTCTTTTTTGCCCGGAGGTCTGCCATGCTGCTGTTGTCTGTATCCAAACTGGACTCTCTACTTGCCGTCCAGCTCTGGGCCGAGGATCCCTCCTCGCCATCAGAGTAAGCACCTCTCAGAGCCCCTACTCTTGATTTTCCATTGTGACTTCTTTGGAGATCTTTTACCGTCTCACTGCTGAAGGACGTACGGTTGACAAGGCAGCCTTCGGTGGATGGTGCCATTTTTTCTACAAACATGCGCTGCCAGTTGGCCATTAGGTCCTCCTCTGAGCTACCAGAGCTTGCAAAGGCGCTCGGAGGCTGAGGGGGGCTGCTAAAgggacttgaatgacttgagagGGTGTCCATCGCATCCATCTGTGGAGGTGTGCGCTGGTGAGAAGCATGCCCTCCACCAGAAGATGAGGAGGTCCCAGACCGCCAACCCCCATCAGACACAGCAGGGCTATTGGGCACGGTCCGCTGGCGCTCGACTGCCTCCTCTTCGTTCTGCACAAGACTAAGAGAAATGGCCTGACGAGTAGCGTAGGTGCAATTGGGCAGTGGACTGTTCTTGGGAATCTTGACTTTGTCATCGGAGGAGAACTCGATCACTTTGCGACCAGGGTACAGCGGGTTTGGTGGTGGAGGTGCTGGGTAAGGATTCAACTTCTCAAAAGAAGGGGCTGCCCCATCTTCTCCTGTTGCACCATCCAGGCTGCCCTGGCTTCGACACATGCCGTTTACATGCTGCTGATCAGAACCAGCTCCCACAATAGGCCTGGCATGAACAGGACCCCCATTTTCACGCCCTCCACTCTCGTCTGGGGGTCCTGTCATGTCCACGTGTACAAACACATCTTCAGCCACGGGCCGACCTGCACTGCTGCTAGACTGGGCTGAGTTGAGCACCAGGGGCTCTGGCTTTTCAAGAACACGAGCGATCACTGAAGTGGGCACTACGTCTGCAGGAGTCAGACTTAGAGTGTCAGGATCCTGGGCTTGAGCTCCCTGAGAGCCCCGAGTCTTGTTAGGCAAGCTACTCTCCATGTGCTTGTTCACCATGTCCTGTAGCTCATATGGCAACTGCAAAACATTATAGAAAAAattaacacacaaacaaatgcaaCAAAGGTTTACTTTTCCTACAGTAGAGCTCATTTTAGAAATTGGATTTCGAAGTTTAAATGACAAGTTATCCATcaacctgaaaaaaatctaaattctgtttCTAGGGTAAGTCTTTTTAAGGACCAGCCTTGCATGCGCAATTCTTGCATGGAACACAAACTGGGAAAAACACTAATGTTTACACAGTCTTTCTTGTGCACCCGTGATCCTCCAAAAAGAACAAGACTGTACTTTATAAAATAGTCTATACAATTTTCTTCTGTGTTTCAAGGTAAATAAGCAATCTCAATCTTTTTCTTTTACCTTTCCCTTTTCTTGCCCATTTTGTGGATGAATCCTTTCTTAAAAGTAATCTTAAAAGATGCAATTTCACTAACATGCACTAGGATATGAATAGGATGTTTGATGAAGCCTATCTACCATACAGTCCCAATTAAGGTTATCTCAGTCATGATCATGAAAAGCAAAAAACAGGGTCTTTTCATTTAACACCATCCAATATCTGGCCAGCCTAGAAGAATAAAGAGTAAGCAGCTCACCTCAAATTAGATTATTACTGAAGAGGggtgagacagacagagagagagagagagactaaaagAAAAAAGGCAGGTGATGAGGCCTTTATTTCATTCTGTAGTGTGGCACGATTTAACAAAGCCAGGCCAAGTCATTGATTTGTGGAAAAAAGGCAGGAAAAATCAGTGATCACACAGTCCTGCTTAGCTTTATGTTGTAACGATCCTTTGGGGCAGCAATTACCCACAAAGCCCTTACTTCCTCTGAGCATGGGGCATGGGAGAATTGATCTGTCCAGACCACACTTCCAAGCATGACCCCTTCATGGCCTTCTAGCTCAGAAATCTACATGACGCTGCCTAAATTAATTGTCCCAGAGGGCATTAGTATCCCATGAGCACTGCAGCATCACATGCTAGTGTGGGAAGTCAGATGTTACACAGAGTGCTACAATACTCCAATCACTACAATGCGCAAAATAAGACTTCTTTCTCCCACAAGACAATGAGGACAGCTCCGATATCTTTACAGACCATTCAACGACTATCTGATGCATAAATGCACTAGCACATAAACAATACTATACATCATTGTTCACCTGTTTTGTGCTTTCACTGTTATATCCAATTTCATTTTTACTTGCCCCAGATCATTACATAAAATTAATGGAATTGTGGCTGGTTTTGATGCAAACACTTAGCGTATAGATACAGCCAAAAACATAAGCATTCAAAGTAGACTTCATGTGTACACAACCACCTGACAAATGcccaataaaaaaaagttaaatctttGTCCAGTGTAAGCTATTGCCATCTGGATGCTACGACtgaaaaaaatgtcttaaatctGGATTTGCGAATATCTCTTAACCAACTCGCACAAGGTCTCTGGTagttttctcttccatttcttttttaGATGAAACAAAGACCTGGGTTAGTTTTTTGCCACCTAGTGGACCAAATAATTCAAAGTGTGCATGTGTGACCGCTGTTAAAAAATTGGGTTGCACATTGTACAATGCTGATCATGAAATTTACATCACATATGTAAGTTAGCATATATCTTTGCACACACATAAAAACTGAATTATACTTTAGGTTTCAATCCGATACACGGCTCTTGGCCAGAACACTCTTCAGTATGGACTGAACTTTACTCTGTAAGTCAAAGTCTGGCTACAAGCTCAGTCTCTTAAATGGCAccaaacacatacaaaaaattGCAATAGCACTTGCATAACCATTTAGTGGTCCCATCATCTTCTTTAAGTAGTGGCATGCTAGTCATCATCTTTCTAGGCTACCCTTACAAAGACAAGTTACAATTCTACTCGTTTTTGCAGTGACCTACACTTAACCGTCAAATACCGCATGCCAATTACGGTCCATAATTTCCATCTTTAGCTAAATATAGAGAATTGGCTCTACATGAGAGCCACTATAACAACTCTCTGATTTCCAGCATTGGACTGAAGCATTATGGCTCTCAAGTTCTCAAAGCACTTCTAAAGCTGTGATAGAATACACAAATGGCCTGTTTGATGCATATGCACTTCCAGTGCAGATCAGTTTGACATTCATTTGGAGAATGATGCTTCACAAGTGGATGCTTTACAACAGTGGCTTTATGTTAGTAGTAAGAGGATGAAAACAGATAATGGCATCGGCTCAGTCAAGCCTTAAAATAACCCAAGAAACAGTCTGTGTTCCCTGCTTACAGAGTAATGAATTATAGAGTTCACAAGAGCAGGGCAAGAGGATAATCTGGACAGTGAATCAAATATCTTCTAAAAATAAGGTTCCAGTGAACTCACTCCATCACTATAGTTCTCCTAGATCATAGTTCTAGAGATTAGTCACGGCTGTCaactcaataaattaaaaaaggatGAAGTAAGATCCTTTGTGAATTAATTGCTGCCAAGGAGGAAGATCCTGcacccacactctctcactcagcCAATATGGCAAGTAGATATGCCATCTTTCTCTGCAGAACCTACAAGTTTGGACAAACGTAACGGAATTTTTCACGATCTTCAAAACATGGGTTCCTGCTAAATTATTTGAATTAGTTTAGAAATTGTGCCTATAAATTCATGTCTTTACAAAACTAAAATTGTTATATAgcaatgtaaattttaaatgcatgaatttgATCAGTAAAGGAAAAGCATGCAACAAGTGTCACAACTTCAGCATCCTTGGGCATGGCTGAGAGAAtgatcatttcaatttaatacCAATCTCTacacaaaaatatctaaatataaaaaggaattaatgcattaatgcatttaaaacaagACAAGCGGTTCAAATAGCAAATATGCTAAAAGTGTTGCCCTCGCTTTGGCCAGGACTTAATGCAGTTTGCAGAATAAAACAACAAGGGCAGACAGAGTGATAGATGGGTTTAATGTAGAGTGCAGGCCACAGGTGATAATGTCCTGATGTGTTCAATACCCATATGTCCATGGGGTCAAGCTGTCTCATCATACGTCTCTGTTCTTGTACACAGAGCTGTCCATCAGCCTGAAATCTGTCCTATTTTTCCCCACGGACAGACACAAAGGCCAAACAGACAGATGTGTCTGGGGTTTGGCACCTTGTCAATACTGTGCCTTTTCTCTTCCAGCGAGACCGTCCGTAACCAAAGACCAGCCATGTCTCGCAGCACAACTGCCCTAACAGACACTCTCAATGCTAAACACTGCCATAAAGCACATCATGCGGACATggcgaattattattattttttttaatataaatcctCGCCCTCTCTCTATTCTCTTGGTCTCtttctcttcatctctctctctctgactatTCCTCTCTGATCCCAGTCCATAAAATCAGAGGTCCATGTCCATAACAATAAAGTCACTGGGCAAtcgtgcactctctctctctctctcagcaccGTCCACGAGTGTCACTGCGAATCGCAAAACACATTCAGACTCCAACAAGTCCTGTGCTGCGGGGATAGTtcagacaaaaatgaaaatgctgatatcatttactcatcctcatgtcattccaaaccggaTTTATTTTCTGCAGAATGTGCCAGCTGTTCTTTTacatacaatgaaagtggatgGCAAGCTTCACTGCCAAGCTTTTAtcaaatatgcatatttaaactTAAGGAGATCATTTTTGAAAAGTGTTGCATCCACTTTCTGATTTGGGTTTTGTCTGTTCTAGCTATAGaaaggcttcagaagacttgaaatatagggTACAGAATAGATGGACAGCTAGACAACAACA encodes the following:
- the LOC132157398 gene encoding tight junction-associated protein 1-like, which produces MAAHGSPRMTSAAPARKPYRKAPPQHRETRHTVPVFREDVSGSALPSANLALSAQPDSCQESLSDADRIKILQQQNEDLRRRLSQTTHKMEAMETEFETSQHYMQAELGRTRDDLEKMRDKFRRLQNSYTASQRANQDLEEKLHALLRKVERDKKTMDQEIVELTNKLVDAKNTIDKLEELNERYRQDCNLAVQLLKCNKSHFRNHKFADLPYELQDMVNKHMESSLPNKTRGSQGAQAQDPDTLSLTPADVVPTSVIARVLEKPEPLVLNSAQSSSSAGRPVAEDVFVHVDMTGPPDESGGRENGGPVHARPIVGAGSDQQHVNGMCRSQGSLDGATGEDGAAPSFEKLNPYPAPPPPNPLYPGRKVIEFSSDDKVKIPKNSPLPNCTYATRQAISLSLVQNEEEAVERQRTVPNSPAVSDGGWRSGTSSSSGGGHASHQRTPPQMDAMDTLSSHSSPFSSPPQPPSAFASSGSSEEDLMANWQRMFVEKMAPSTEGCLVNRTSFSSETVKDLQRSHNGKSRVGALRGAYSDGEEGSSAQSWTASRESSLDTDNSSMADLRAKKTQYGGDFSQEEGEHLLMALDPLENDGASGDTMVTIESSPASAKCQEFAEDDGSAGSSSEERDILPQDFPVIGSRALAALEDYADKPPQTGSSRPLKSPKRMGVHHLHRKDSLTRAQEHGNLLD